One Thermococcus kodakarensis KOD1 genomic window carries:
- a CDS encoding phosphoglycolate phosphatase, which yields MTIKAISVDIDGTITYPDRRLHEKALEAIRLAESLGVPVMLVTGNTVQFGEAAAILIGTSGPVVGEDGGALSIKEGKLRKRVYLTNMDEEWILWGELKKRYPEALLSFSMPERKAGLVVLRTVPVKAVRELIKELGLNLIAVDSGFAIHIKKPWINKGTGIEKACEYLGISPKEVAHIGDGENDLDAFGVVGYRVAVAQAPESLKEKADYVTTKPYGEGGAEAIEHILRKFGYLPEEKT from the coding sequence ATGACAATAAAGGCAATATCTGTCGACATAGACGGCACGATAACCTATCCCGACCGGCGTCTTCACGAGAAGGCCCTCGAGGCAATAAGGCTCGCAGAAAGCCTTGGAGTACCCGTAATGCTGGTTACAGGAAACACAGTCCAATTCGGGGAGGCGGCGGCGATACTAATAGGGACGAGCGGACCCGTTGTTGGAGAGGACGGGGGAGCGCTCTCGATTAAGGAAGGAAAGCTCAGAAAGAGGGTCTACCTGACCAACATGGACGAGGAGTGGATACTCTGGGGCGAGCTGAAAAAGAGGTATCCCGAGGCTCTCTTGAGCTTCTCAATGCCCGAGAGGAAAGCCGGCCTCGTCGTGCTCAGGACTGTTCCTGTGAAAGCCGTGAGGGAGCTCATAAAGGAACTTGGACTCAATCTCATCGCCGTTGATTCTGGTTTTGCAATCCACATAAAGAAGCCCTGGATAAACAAGGGGACCGGGATAGAGAAGGCCTGCGAGTATTTGGGCATCTCGCCAAAGGAAGTCGCCCACATCGGTGACGGGGAAAACGACCTCGACGCATTTGGAGTCGTTGGTTATCGGGTTGCAGTTGCACAGGCCCCAGAAAGCCTCAAGGAAAAAGCTGACTACGTGACGACTAAGCCCTATGGGGAAGGAGGTGCGGAGGCCATAGAGCACATCTTGAGAAAGTTCGGATATCTCCCCGAAGAAAAGACCTGA
- the truD gene encoding tRNA pseudouridine(13) synthase TruD — translation MDYREFFSQFKHLSEKPGIGGKIKIYPEDFIVIEEPIPSIFEGRKYAIFLLKKRNWETMAAVKEIAKRAGINYREIGFAGTKDRHAVTYQYISVPAEARERVEQVSIRDIELRFVSYGRFIKLGHLLGNRFRIIVRDVSEDAFDRTKEIVRELREKGGFPNYFGYQRFGERRVVNHIIGKLLLQGDFEGAARLFLGAHDGSMEGDEARKNFWETGDVERALEEFPGFLRYERTLLHRYKDTGNWKRAFLSLPLPIMRIFIHAYQSYLFNLYLSRRIEEGLPLNEPLVGDIVVQVKGGIPYRDRTYRVTETNLEFVREKVRKNQAMVSGPLFGFAMRRAKGLPGELEKEILEEEGLSLETFRRLPKPMAEPGGRRELLLRPMGMAYGYIQEEGMCFRFFLPKGTYATSVLREIMKDH, via the coding sequence ATGGACTACCGCGAGTTCTTCTCCCAATTCAAGCACCTCAGCGAGAAGCCTGGGATAGGCGGGAAGATAAAAATTTACCCCGAGGACTTCATTGTAATAGAAGAGCCTATCCCTTCAATCTTTGAAGGAAGGAAGTACGCCATCTTCCTCCTCAAGAAGCGGAACTGGGAGACGATGGCGGCAGTGAAGGAAATAGCCAAGAGGGCAGGGATAAACTACAGGGAAATCGGCTTCGCTGGAACGAAGGACAGGCACGCGGTCACCTACCAGTACATAAGCGTGCCGGCCGAGGCCAGGGAAAGGGTTGAGCAGGTGAGTATCAGGGACATTGAACTGCGCTTCGTCTCCTACGGCAGGTTCATCAAGCTCGGACATCTTCTCGGCAACAGGTTCAGGATAATAGTTAGAGATGTCAGCGAAGATGCCTTTGATAGGACTAAGGAAATAGTGCGGGAGCTCAGGGAGAAGGGCGGCTTCCCCAACTACTTCGGCTACCAGAGGTTCGGAGAAAGGAGGGTAGTAAACCACATAATAGGCAAACTGCTCCTTCAGGGGGACTTTGAAGGAGCTGCGAGGCTCTTCTTAGGGGCGCACGATGGAAGCATGGAAGGAGATGAAGCCAGAAAGAACTTCTGGGAGACCGGAGACGTTGAGAGGGCGCTTGAGGAGTTCCCGGGCTTTCTGAGGTATGAAAGAACGCTCCTCCACAGGTACAAAGATACTGGGAACTGGAAGAGGGCCTTTCTCAGCCTTCCGCTCCCAATAATGCGCATATTCATCCACGCCTACCAGAGCTACCTCTTCAACCTCTACCTCTCGAGGAGGATTGAAGAGGGCCTGCCCCTGAACGAACCCCTCGTCGGTGACATAGTGGTGCAGGTCAAGGGAGGAATTCCATACAGGGACAGGACTTACCGCGTAACTGAGACCAACCTTGAGTTCGTGAGGGAAAAGGTAAGGAAGAACCAAGCTATGGTTTCAGGTCCGCTCTTTGGGTTCGCGATGAGGAGGGCAAAGGGCCTTCCAGGAGAGCTTGAGAAAGAAATACTTGAGGAAGAGGGCCTAAGCCTCGAAACCTTCAGGAGGCTGCCGAAGCCTATGGCCGAACCTGGCGGGAGAAGAGAGCTCCTACTGAGGCCCATGGGGATGGCCTATGGGTACATCCAGGAGGAGGGAATGTGCTTCCGCTTCTTCCTGCCGAAGGGAACATACGCCACGAGCGTTCTCAGGGAAATCATGAAAGATCACTGA